The sequence ATCGCCGAGAAGGAGGACGTGTACAACGAGCTGTTCGCTAATCCTTATCAGGCTGCCAAGTATGGCTACATCGATGATGTTATCGAGCCACGCAACACTCGTTTCCGCATCTGCCGCGGTCTGGCCCAGCTCGCTACCAAGCGCGACTCGCTGCCCGCTAAGAAGCACGGTAACATTCCTATGTAATTGATAATAGATAATTATGAATAATAACGAAGTATATGCTGCAATTGCCCTGGCCCTGCACGAGCATATGGGAAACAACGTTCACGACGTTGAAACAGGCATTATAACAATTAACGCACGCCCAACCCAGTGGAACGGCTATGCGCAAACATTCACTCAACATCCCTAAAAATGAAAGAATACAAGTATACCATTAATGGAAACAAGTACGAGGTTGTGGTAGGCGATATTACTGATAACATCGCTACCCTGACCGTTAACGGCGAACAGTATACCGTTGAAATGGAGAAGCAGGCTGAACCTGAGAAGAAGAAGCCAGTAGTTAAGGCTGCCGCAACAGCTGCTGCCGACGACGCTCCTGCAGCCAACAAGGGCGCTGTAAACAAGGCCAATGCCGTAAAGGCTCCTCTGCCAGGTGTTATTACCGACATTCTGGTTGCCGAGGGCGACGAGGTAAAGGCTGGCGATACAGTAGTAGTTCTCGAGGCTATGAAGATGGCCAACAACCTGGCTGCCGAGAAGGATGGTAAGGTTACTGCTATTTGCGTAAAAGTTGGTGAGAGTGTGATGGAGGACGATGCTCTGATCGTTATCGAGTAAGATTACACCTTATTAATAATAAAGAGAAATCCCTGCCAATGTAGTTTGGCAGGGATTACTTTTTTCTTCTGTATCGATGTTATCGTTTTACCACGTGCATCTTATATTTATCGGTATATTCTATGCGCATCACGCGTGTAAAGCCATCGGCAAAGGGCCGTATGGCCAGCGCCACATGGCCCATGGTGCGACGCAGATTTATCTCAACACATGGGTGCAACAGGAACCCATCCTTATCGGCTGTAGATACCAGCATCATATCCACGCCGAACGGTCCGCGATACTTATCCTTGAGTTTCTCGCCCATATACTGGCATATCTTTTCTCTAACATCTGCCAGCAAACCCGCTGGTATATAGTTACTTATCAACTCCTGCTTATCTTCTTCGGTAGCAATCAGGTTGCCCGTATAGGCGCCGTTCTTAGTATGAAACAGCGATAATCCCAGATACGTAACCTGGCCGTTACCATCGCTCATAAACTCCATACCAAAATCCTTCACCTTATTATAATAAGGCTCAACCACCACGCATCCCTGACTCTTGACAATGTTCTTAATCCAGCGTTCCTGATACTCGTCGAAAGCCACAGTTAAGAAACGCACCCCTCGCCCACTACTGCTCCAGGGGGCCTTTACCACCACCTTACCGTGACGTTTCAACTCATCACGAATCTCAAAGATGGTATCAGCACAACATGAATCGCCAATAGTCCCAGGCAGCTGCAACTGGCGCAGCAAATCTATCGCATGCTTACGATGCGACAAGTCGCGAATCGCCTCTATCTGTTCCTCATTAGGCACAGCATCTACACCCTTACGCTTCAGGAAAGCGCGCAAGGCCAGATCCCAGCCCCAAGGTTCCACATCTGTAATATCCTCGTTAGCCAACTGCGATGCATGGATAAACTTCTTGGGTGTTCCACCCACTTTTGCCCTTAATCGGCCATAAGCCCTCACGGCTGTTTCCACATCATCCACCAGAATCAGATCATCGTCGCCAGCCCAAAGTGCGGGCAGGTATCCCAAGTCATGTCGCAACTGTCGTCCAGCATGTGGTGCAGTAAAATTTGAGAGGTTTGCTGCCAAAGCAAGGTCGTGTTCTGGATTAAATACGTATAATTTTGCCATTTTCATCAATTTTGGCGCAAAATTACTATTTTTTTTTGAGATTTTGCTAATTAGACTTTGCATTTTAATATAAAATGTGTATCTTTGCACCACTTTTAAAAGTACAAAGAAACAAATCAAGCAGGAATGGAAGCTTTTTTCAGGACGCACAGATATCTCGTAGAGCATGCAAATGCACCGGTTCGTCGCATTCTTATGGATGAGATAAACTGGAACGACCGCATGATTGGAATTAAAGGCACACGAGGTGTCGGCAAAACCACTTTTCTACTTCAGTACGCTAAGGAGAATTTTGATTTACTCGACAAGCAATGTCTGTATATCAACATGAACAACTTCTACTTTCAGGGTCAGGGCATTGCCAGCTTTGCCGGTAAGTTCTACAAGCAGGGCGGTCGCGTACTTCTGATCGACCAGGTGTTTAAGCAGCCCGACTGGAGTAGCGAGCTCCGTAAGTGCTACGACCTGTACCCCAACCTGAAGATTGTATTCACCGGTTCGAGCGTGATGCGCCTGAAGGACGAGAACCCCGAACTTAACGGTATCGTAAAGAGCTACAACCTGCGCGGTTTCTCGTTCCGCGAGTTCATCAATCTGATGACGGGCAACAACTTCAAGCCCTACACACTCGAGGAGATTCTGCAGGATCACGAGCATATCATCAAGCAGATTCTGCCCAAGGCTTCGCCCAACAAGTATTTCCAGGATTACATCCACCACGGCTTCTACCCCTTCTTCCAGGAGCATCGCAACTACAGCGAGAACCTGCTGAAGACCATGAACATGATGACCGAGGTAGATATTCTGCTGGTTAAGCAGATTGAGCTGAAGTACCTTACAAAGATTAAGAAACTTTTCTACCAGATTGCCGAAGAGGGTGCCTCGAAGGCTCCCAACGTAAGTAAGCTGGCACAGGATATCGAAACCAGCCGCGCCACGGTGATGAACTACATCAAGTATCTTACCGATGCCCGACTGCTGAACCTGATTTACCCCGTTGGTCAGGAGTTCCCCAAGAAACCTACCAAGATTATGCTGCACAACTCAAACCTGATGTACGCCATCTATCCTATCCAGGTAGATAAGCAGGAGGCTATGGAGACCTTCTTCGTTAACTCGCTGTGGAAGGATCACAAGGTTAACAGCTGCAGCACACGCGATGCCAAC is a genomic window of Xylanibacter ruminicola 23 containing:
- a CDS encoding biotin/lipoyl-containing protein, producing the protein MKEYKYTINGNKYEVVVGDITDNIATLTVNGEQYTVEMEKQAEPEKKKPVVKAAATAAADDAPAANKGAVNKANAVKAPLPGVITDILVAEGDEVKAGDTVVVLEAMKMANNLAAEKDGKVTAICVKVGESVMEDDALIVIE
- a CDS encoding ATP-binding protein codes for the protein MEAFFRTHRYLVEHANAPVRRILMDEINWNDRMIGIKGTRGVGKTTFLLQYAKENFDLLDKQCLYINMNNFYFQGQGIASFAGKFYKQGGRVLLIDQVFKQPDWSSELRKCYDLYPNLKIVFTGSSVMRLKDENPELNGIVKSYNLRGFSFREFINLMTGNNFKPYTLEEILQDHEHIIKQILPKASPNKYFQDYIHHGFYPFFQEHRNYSENLLKTMNMMTEVDILLVKQIELKYLTKIKKLFYQIAEEGASKAPNVSKLAQDIETSRATVMNYIKYLTDARLLNLIYPVGQEFPKKPTKIMLHNSNLMYAIYPIQVDKQEAMETFFVNSLWKDHKVNSCSTRDANYVVDEKLKFRVIDAKATGKQRTSPDIIYARYNTEIGKDNQIPLWLLGFLY